A genomic segment from Polyangium mundeleinium encodes:
- a CDS encoding IS4 family transposase: MLDAETASSAEAWAAEEFGHADLGDPRRTRRLTRMAAQAVLYPSGKVSEVFQVDAHRQGAYDFLESRHIDVGAILEATGLATARRCAKEMFVFVAIDATSLTLTDHNRSKDFGAVGTHGRGTRGLKVVCGLAVDAQGVPCGLTSMQWWAREQKQKEDSAKRKLHEKELGHWANVITETSERLAMAASGCCAWYQLDREADAWQLLLHLSTSGHWFTVRGKANRRLMSETGASRYVFDELARPSARKGSFPLWISAAPGRTERMARMSAHVAAVTLSLRDGWNKRWRALPLYAVRVLETSSVPAGEPRIDWLLYTNHPVQTLEDALLVAHGYSQRWRIEDFFRTWKTGQCNVESTQLQGTQQVKIWGSMLAAIATRTERLKHLARTQPDLPATEELATHEVEALVLLKRKRKKKNEQIPDGIPPIALAVQWIAELGGYTGKSSGGPPGSVTISRGLERLAPAAEMLRVLRENGLVR, from the coding sequence ATGTTGGATGCAGAGACAGCCTCGTCGGCGGAAGCGTGGGCGGCGGAGGAGTTTGGGCATGCGGACCTTGGAGACCCGCGCCGGACCCGGCGGCTGACGCGCATGGCCGCGCAGGCGGTGCTGTATCCGTCGGGAAAGGTGAGTGAAGTCTTCCAAGTCGATGCCCACAGGCAGGGTGCGTACGACTTCCTGGAGAGCCGACACATCGACGTAGGGGCCATCCTCGAGGCCACCGGTCTTGCCACCGCGCGCCGTTGCGCCAAGGAGATGTTCGTCTTCGTCGCCATCGATGCCACCAGCCTGACGCTCACGGATCACAACCGCAGCAAGGACTTCGGCGCGGTCGGCACGCATGGTCGAGGCACCCGCGGGCTGAAGGTCGTTTGCGGTCTCGCCGTCGACGCGCAGGGGGTGCCCTGCGGGTTGACGTCGATGCAGTGGTGGGCGCGAGAGCAGAAGCAGAAAGAAGACAGCGCCAAGCGCAAGCTGCACGAAAAGGAGCTCGGCCACTGGGCCAACGTGATCACCGAGACGTCCGAGCGGCTCGCCATGGCGGCGTCGGGGTGTTGTGCCTGGTACCAGCTCGACCGGGAGGCTGATGCCTGGCAGCTTTTGCTTCACCTCTCGACGAGCGGGCACTGGTTCACCGTGCGGGGCAAGGCAAACCGCCGGCTCATGTCGGAGACGGGCGCGAGCCGATACGTGTTCGACGAGTTGGCGCGCCCGAGCGCCCGAAAGGGCTCCTTTCCCCTTTGGATCTCGGCCGCACCGGGTCGCACGGAGCGAATGGCGCGGATGAGCGCGCATGTCGCGGCTGTCACGCTGTCGCTTCGAGACGGGTGGAACAAGCGTTGGCGCGCGTTGCCGCTGTATGCCGTGCGCGTCCTCGAGACCAGCAGCGTGCCCGCGGGCGAGCCTCGCATCGATTGGCTGCTGTACACCAACCACCCCGTGCAAACGCTCGAGGATGCGTTGCTGGTCGCCCATGGTTACAGCCAGCGCTGGCGCATCGAGGACTTTTTCCGGACGTGGAAGACGGGCCAGTGCAACGTCGAGTCCACGCAACTTCAAGGGACCCAACAAGTCAAAATCTGGGGCAGCATGCTCGCAGCCATCGCCACACGCACCGAACGTCTCAAGCACCTCGCGCGCACCCAACCGGACCTGCCAGCGACCGAAGAGCTCGCGACACACGAGGTCGAGGCCTTGGTGCTGCTCAAGCGGAAACGGAAGAAGAAGAACGAGCAGATCCCCGATGGGATCCCGCCCATCGCGCTCGCCGTGCAGTGGATCGCCGAGCTCGGCGGCTACACAGGCAAGTCTTCCGGAGGTCCCCCCGGCTCCGTCACCATCAGCCGCGGCCTGGAGCGCCTGGCCCCCGCAGCAGAGATGCTGCGGGTCCTCAGGGAGAATGGGCTCGTGAGATGA